The following are encoded together in the Pygocentrus nattereri isolate fPygNat1 chromosome 3, fPygNat1.pri, whole genome shotgun sequence genome:
- the c3h1orf43 gene encoding protein C1orf43 homolog, with protein MGAGSPLSGVNVVLVMAYGSLVFVLLFIFVKRQIMRFAMKSRRGPHVPLGHNAPKGLREKIDSHLSKVNDIRYEPRLLSEEDDRLRHRSQNGCYNYLFRMQALDAIRDTDISAHDLGCTGSALTSRHYRKWLLGLRNSHSLFKSSHSSLIDRLLEGYDNARHGTGVFGEAEFLKYKEDLTELAALIKVHSSSSSLNQQHQSAAKDLTSSPGPSSASTIQVTYLPSSGQRSKRPKHFLELKNFKDNYNTLESTL; from the exons ATGGGAGCGGGCTCGCCCCTGTCGGGGGTGAATGTGGTGCTCGTCATGGCCTACGGTAGTCTG GTTTTTGTACTGCTGTTCATATTCGTGAAGAGGCAGATCATGCGCTTTGCCATGAAATCCCGCCGAGGACCCCACGTCCCACTGGGTCATAACGCTCCGAAG GGTCTTAGAGAGAAGATTGATTCTCATCTGTCTAAAGTGAACGACATCCGCTACGAGCCACGGCTGCTCTCGGAGGAAGACGACAGGCTGAGGCATCGCAGCCAGAATG GCTGTTATAACTACCTGTTCCGAATGCAAGCTCTGGATGCCATTAGAGACACGG ACATCTCGGCTCATGATCTGGGCTGCACTGGCAGCGCTCTGACCAGCCGCCACTATAGGAAATGGCTACTGGGCCTGCGGAACTCCCACTCGCTGTTCAAGAGCAGCCACAGCAGCCTCATCGATCGCCTCCTGGAGGGCTATGACAACGCTCGCCACGGGACTGGG GTTTTTGGGGAAGCTGAATTCCTTAAATACAAAGAAGACCTGACCGAGCTGGCTGCTCT TATAAAGGTCCACTCCAGCTCCAGCAGCCTGAACCAGCAGCACCAGTCAGCAGCTAAAGATCTGACCAGCTCCCCTGGGCCGTCATCAGCCTCCACCATCCAGGTCACGTACCTGCCCTCTTCTGGCCAGCGCAGCAAGAGGCCCAAGCATTTCCTGGAGCTCAAAAACTTCAAGGACAACTACAACACCCTGGAGAGCACGCTGTAG